The Sphingobium sp. EP60837 DNA segment AATCAGTTCACCGGCTTTTTGGAAGGCTCGGGCGGCAAGATCATCACCGTCCTGTCTTTGGCGGGCGGCATCGTTGGCTTGGCCAGCGGCCGCTTCAGCCTTGCCCAGGTCGCCATCCCCGTGGGCGTCGGCGTGGGTGCCGGAACCGGGATTCCGATCGTCACCTCGACCGTGACCGCAACAATCTAAGGCGCTTTGGCAGGACCGGGATTAGCAGCACCGGCACTGCCATTTTGGGGGGTGGTGTTATGGCCCAGGGCAAATATGTCATACCTTCTCATCTAGACGATCCTGAACTGATCGGATTGTGGACACTGGATGAGTTCCTGGCGATGGTGGCCCCGTTCATCTGGGGGATCCTGTCTCAGCACATCATCATCGGCATAGCGTCTGGCGGCGCTGCATGGTGGGGATTTCGAAAGGCTAAGGCAGGCCGCACCGCCTCATGGCTTTTGCACTGGGCCTATTGGCATCTTCCGGCCGGGCTTACTGGCCTTAGAGCCACACCACCTTCCTACCTCCGCCTGATGGCAGGGTGATATGGACCTCTCATTCCAACATTCCCAAGGGCAGCGCATCCTGCGCCAGCGCAACATCCTGGCAGCAACCAGCCTCGCTCTGGGCGGTCTCGCCCTCGTGATGGTGTTCATCAGCATGTCACGCGACCGCGAAATCGTTCTGCAACCTGTACTAAGCTCTCCAGTGACGGTGAGCAGCGCCGGTGTCAGCCGCGACTATCTTGAGATGATCACGCGCGATGTCGTGGTGCTCACGCTGGATCGCAGCCCGCAAAATCTCGACTATTGGATGAATGCAGTGCTCGATATCACAGCGCCGCGCGTCCACGGC contains these protein-coding regions:
- the traL gene encoding type IV conjugative transfer system protein TraL, giving the protein MAQGKYVIPSHLDDPELIGLWTLDEFLAMVAPFIWGILSQHIIIGIASGGAAWWGFRKAKAGRTASWLLHWAYWHLPAGLTGLRATPPSYLRLMAG
- a CDS encoding type IV conjugative transfer system protein TraE, whose protein sequence is MDLSFQHSQGQRILRQRNILAATSLALGGLALVMVFISMSRDREIVLQPVLSSPVTVSSAGVSRDYLEMITRDVVVLTLDRSPQNLDYWMNAVLDITAPRVHGKIKADLLKIVEEQRGSSIAQFFTIQSMKLDPSGLHSEVSGDLTTIVGSKVVSKQPRTFRYDWEYSGLSLKLIGFGVVEKEEAKN